ATTCCTGATTTCACCTACTTAGAAGAAAATGCTGAACGAGTGGTTGGAATTTTTCTAACCCATGGACATGCTGACTCGGTAGGTGCTTTACCGTATTTATTGGCTTCAGTCGATGTTCCCGTGTTTGGGACAGAACTGACCATTGAATTAGCGAGTATTTCTGCACGATCACAAGGATTAGAAGATCGCTTAGAAAATTTCTTTAAAATTGATGAAAATACCGAAATAGAATTTGAAGATGCAACAATTTCGTTTTTTAGAACAACCCATACCATTCCTGACTCGGTTGGGATTGTCGTAAAAACGGATGAAGGTTCGATTGTTTATACAGGGGATTTTAAGTTTGATCCCTCAGCTTCTGAAATGTATCAAACTGATTTTGGACGTTTAACCGACATTGGTGAGTCGGGTGTTTTAGCTTTATTAGCCGATTCAGCTGAAGCTGAAAGTTCGGTAGAAAATGTGAGTGATTTAAAAATCACACAAGAAATTACAGAAACCTTTCGTAATTCATCAGGTCGCGTGATTGTTGGAACAATTGGTAGTAATATTGCACGTATTCAACAAGTTTTTGATGCGGCTTATGAATCAGGTCGTACGTTATTTATTGCGGGTGAAGAATTATATGAAATTGTGGATACTGCGATTCAACTGGATAAAATTGTCTTACCCAGTCGTCGTATTATCGGTCAGTTTGATCAATTAGAGAGTACCGAAGATAATAAGGTAGTCATTTTAGAAACAGGTAGTGCAGGAGAACCCTTGAAGTCTATTCAATCAATGGCTCAAGGTCGACATCCTCAAGTGACAATCAAAGAAGGGGATTTAGTTTATATTACTTCAACACCTTCAATTGCCATGGAAACCTTAGTGGCTCGTACAACGGATATCGTTTATAGCGTGGGTGGCACTGTCAAAGAAATAACGGATAATTTTAAGACATCAGGACATGCTACACCCAATGATTTGAAATTATTAATGAAGTTTATGCAACCCAAATATGTTATTCCCGTTAATGGAGAATATCGTAAATTAGCAGCCCATGGAAAATTAGCCAATGAAGTAGGTATTTCAAATTCCAATGTGTTTATTGCAGCGCTTGGGGATGTCATTGAGTACAAAAATGGTACGATGACGATGACGAAACAAGTACAAGCAGGCGATGTTTTAGTTGATGGGATTGGTGTAGGCGACATTGGTAATGTGGTTTTACGTGACCGTCGTATTTTAAGTGAAGATGGTATTTTCGTTATTGTGGCTACTATTTCACGTCGTTTAGGCCGTGTTTTAGTTGGACCTCAAATCACATCACGTGGTTTTGTTTATATGAAAACAAGTTTAGATCTCATTGAAGCTTGTTCAGATATGACCATCGATATTTTGGAAGAACATTTAGCCAGTGATAACTTCGACTGGAGTAACTTAAAAAGTGATTTAAGAGAAAAGATTGGGAAGTATTTATTTAAAGAAACCAAACGTCGTCCGGTTGTTTTACCAATCATTATGGAAGCATCTAATTATCAATTACCTGAGGAAAGATAAGGAGTGTGATTATGAATCGTAGGACGCGTCAGTTATTAACAGATGCCTTGATTGCGATTGTTTTGAGTACGGTTTTAACTATTATTTTCCATGTTTATGGTTATAACCTTTCATTAGTAACATTGCATCTCGAATGGTCAATTATACCGATTATTTGGTTTGCTTTTCGTCAAGGGCCAGCAGCTACAGTTATGGTTGGGCTCATACAAGGTTTGATCAGTGGCTTGATTATTTGGAATACGACAACCGTTGAAGGTGTTAGCTTGTTTATGTTTTTAGCTCTGTATCAAGTCTTGCCTTATATTAGTTTGGCTGTTGCTGGTTTATTTGCCAAATATACACAAAAAACGTTAAATAATCGTCGGTTATCATCCACTTA
This window of the Fundicoccus culcitae genome carries:
- a CDS encoding ribonuclease J; amino-acid sequence: MSTIKIIPLGGIREEGKNLYVVEVNESIFVLDCGLVYPEDELLGIDVVIPDFTYLEENAERVVGIFLTHGHADSVGALPYLLASVDVPVFGTELTIELASISARSQGLEDRLENFFKIDENTEIEFEDATISFFRTTHTIPDSVGIVVKTDEGSIVYTGDFKFDPSASEMYQTDFGRLTDIGESGVLALLADSAEAESSVENVSDLKITQEITETFRNSSGRVIVGTIGSNIARIQQVFDAAYESGRTLFIAGEELYEIVDTAIQLDKIVLPSRRIIGQFDQLESTEDNKVVILETGSAGEPLKSIQSMAQGRHPQVTIKEGDLVYITSTPSIAMETLVARTTDIVYSVGGTVKEITDNFKTSGHATPNDLKLLMKFMQPKYVIPVNGEYRKLAAHGKLANEVGISNSNVFIAALGDVIEYKNGTMTMTKQVQAGDVLVDGIGVGDIGNVVLRDRRILSEDGIFVIVATISRRLGRVLVGPQITSRGFVYMKTSLDLIEACSDMTIDILEEHLASDNFDWSNLKSDLREKIGKYLFKETKRRPVVLPIIMEASNYQLPEER
- a CDS encoding energy-coupled thiamine transporter ThiT, coding for MNRRTRQLLTDALIAIVLSTVLTIIFHVYGYNLSLVTLHLEWSIIPIIWFAFRQGPAATVMVGLIQGLISGLIIWNTTTVEGVSLFMFLALYQVLPYISLAVAGLFAKYTQKTLNNRRLSSTYLNIVTGSILAVLAFYLLCYGIIPYAFGEMSEFTVLTSRFWISVGIISLVTIIILCMLARWKPQAIIPKRSQYLSRKETSSLLND